In Nocardioides luti, the DNA window CACCCGCCCGCTGTCGCCGCCGTACGTCGTGCAGGCGATCGGCGACACCCGCACGCTGCAGGCGGACTTCCTGTCCACGACGCACGGCCAGGAGTTCACCAGCCTGGCCCAGCAGCTCGGCTTCGTGTTCGAGCGGCAGAATGAGGACCGGCTCACGCTGCCGCCCCAACGCCTGCGGCCGCTGCGCTCGGTGCTCGCCGGCACCGCCGAGGACAACAGCGACAAGCACCTGGAAGAGGAGAGCAAGCCGTGATCGCCGCGCTGGGACTGCTCGTGGGCATCGTGCTGGGACTCGTCTTCCAGCCCGACGTGCCGCTCGGGCTCGAGCCCTACCTGCCCATCGCCGTCGTGGCGGCGCTCGACGCCGTCTTCGGTGGTCTCCGCGCCTACCTCGACGGCATCTTCGACGACAAGGTCTTCGTCGTCTCGTTCGTCAGCAACGTCGTCATCGCCGCGGCGATCGTCTACCTCGGCGACAAGCTCGGCGTCGGCGGCCAGCTCTCGACCGGCGTGATCGTCGTCCTCGGCATCCGCATCTTCTCCAACGTCGCCGCGATCCGACGGCACCTGTTCCATGCCTGAGCCGACGCCGCCCCCCACCGACCCGGCCCCGTCCGGGCGGGCCCGCCTGGCCGCGGCCATGCGCAAGCCGTCGCGCGGGCAGGCCGTCGTGGGCGTGCTCCTGGCCGTGGTCGGCTTCGCGGCCGTCACCCAGGTGCGCTCCAACGACGTCGACGACACCTACGCCAGCTACCGCGAGCAGGACCTCATCGACGTGCTCAGCGGGCTGGCCGGCACTACCCAGCGCGCCCAGACCGAGATCTCGCGCCTCGAGAGCACCCGCCGCGACCTGCAGTCGAGCACCGACGCGCGCGCGGCCGCACTGGCCCAGGCCCAGGAGCGCTCCGACACCCTCAGCATCCTGGCCGGGCTGGTGCCCGTCACCGGGCCCGGCATCCGGATCACGATCTCCGAGACGACCACGCCGATCAGCATCGACGACATGCTCGACACCGTGCAGGAGCTGCGGGCCGCGGACGCCGAGTCGATGCAGATCAACGGGCAGGTGCGGGTGATCGCCCAGACCTCCTTCGAGGACGGCGTCGGCGGCATCTCGGTCGACGGCACGCTGCTCACCGCGCCGTACGTCATCGACGTGATCGGCGAGCCGCACACGCTGTCCGGTGCGCTCACCTTCCCGCGCGGCCCGCGCAGCGAGTTCGAGGAGGACGGCGCGACGGTCCAGATCGAGGAGCTCTCCTCACTCGACATCGAGAGCGTGGTCGAGCCGGAGCAGCCGGAGTACGCCCAGCCCGACACGACCCAGCCCTGACGCGACCAGGACCCCGCCCTGGCAGTAGCCTCGCCCTTCCGGATGCGCCCGCAGCCGGCGACCGACAGGAGACCCCCGTGTACCCCGACGACCTGAAGTACACCTCCGAGCACGAGTGGCTCCGGACGCCCGGCGACAGCGAGGGCTCGGTCCGCATCGGGATCACCCACTACGCGCAGGACGCCCTCGGGGACATCGTCTACGTCTCCCTGCCCGAGGTGGGCGACACCGTCACCGCCGGCAGCACCTGCGGCGAGCTCGAGTCGACCAAGTCGGTCAGCGACGTCTACGCGCCCGTCGACGGCGAGGTCGTGGCCCGCAACGACACCCTCGACGCGACGCCCGAGCTCGTGAACAACGACCCGTACGCCGGCGGCTGGCTCTTCGAGGTCGTCCCGTCCGACCCGACGCAGCTCGACGACCTGATGGACTCCGACGCGTACGTCGCCTCACTCGAGGGCTGATAGCGTGGCGAACAACCGTCAACCTCAGCCCGGCCTTGAGGGTTCCTCAGGGGTCGGGCAGGCTGGCGCCCCCCGCCCCGACCCGGAGGACTGACCGATGCCGTTCTGCACAGCATGTGGCAAGCAGAACCCCGACGACTCCCGCTTCTGCTCGCAGTGCGGGACCCGTCTGGTGACCGCCGACGCCCCGCCGGCCGAGTCCGGTGAGCCCGAGGGCGAGACGACCGCGACGATCGCGATCGGGCTGGGCGACGCCAAGACCGAGACCTCCGACCGCCAGCTCAACGCCGTGGACGCGGCCGCCGTGGACGCCCTGCCCAGCGGGCACGCGCTCCTCGTGGTCCAGCGGGGCCCCGGCTCCGGGAGCCGCTTCCTGCTCGACGCCGACGTGGTCAACGCCGGCCGGCACCCGGACAGCGAGATCTTCCTCGACGACGTGACCGTCTCGCGCCGGCACGCGGAGTTCAACCGCACCGGCGACACCTTCACGGTCAGCGACGTCGGCAGCCTCAACGGCACCTACGTCAACCGCGACCGGATCGACCGCGTCCAGCTCAAGGACGGCGACGAGGTGCAGATCGGGAAGTACCGCCTGGTCTTCTTCTCCGGGCACGAGGGCGCCTGAGCATGAGCTCCTCCTCGGTGTCCGCCGGCGCGGCCCCCGGGCCGTCCCGGGCGCGCATGAACATCGGCGAGGTCCTCGACCGGCTGCGCCCGGACTTCCCGGGCATCACGATCCCCAAGATCCGCTTCCTCGAGGACAAGGGGCTGATCAAGCCCGAGCGGACTCCGTCGGGCTACCGGAAGTTCTCCGGCGAGGACGTCGACCGGCTGCGCTACGTGCTGCGCATGCAGCGCGACCACTACCTCCCGCTCAAGGTCATCGGCGAGCACCTCGAGGCGATCGACCGCGGCCTGGAGCCGCCGCCGATCGACGCCGTCGTCCCTACCGTGCCCCAGGTCGCGCTGGCGGCGGACGGGCTGCCGAGCCCCGAGTCGTTCACCCGGCGCGACAACCTGCGGCTCTCGCGCCGCGAGCTGGTCAAGATCGCCGAGATCTCCGAGGAGCTGCTCGACCAGCTCGAGCAGTACGCCCTCATCACGCCGCGCGCCGGCACCGGCCACTACGACACCGATGCCCTGGTCGTCGCGCGGACGGCGCGGGAGCTGGCCGACTTCGGCTTCGAGCCGCGGCACCTGCGCGCCTTCAAGACCTCCGCCGACCGCGAGGTGGGGCTCGTCGAGCAGGTCATCGCCCCCCACCGCCGGGGTCGCGACGCCGCCGCCACGGCCCGCGCCGAGGAGGCCGTCAGCGAGATCGCCGCGCTCTCCGTGCGGCTGCACGCGACGCTGGTCAAGATCGGCCTGCGCTCGTCCTGACGGGTCGTGAGCCCTGTTCCCGTGGGGCCTGCGGGCGTCGTCGTACGCCCTCCACACCCGGAGTAGGGTGAGGATGTGCGCGAAGTCGATGTCATGGGTGTCCGGGTCGAGATGCCCTCGAACCAGCCGATCGTGCTGCTGCGCGAGGTGACGGGGGAGCGGTATCTCCCGATCTGGATCGGGGCGGTCGAGGCCACCGCGATCGCGTTCGCCCAGCAGGGGGTGATCCCGCCGCGGCCGCTGACCCACGACCTGATGAAGGACGTGCTGGAGGCGACCGGCAACGCGCTCAGCGAGGTGCGCATCACCGACGTCAAGGACGGCGTCTTCTTCGCGCTGCTCGTCTTCGAGTCCGGCGCCGAGGTGAGCGCCCGGCCCTCCGACTCGATCGCCCTCGCGCTGCGCACCGGCACCCGCATCCTGTGCGCCGAGGAGGTTCTCGACGAGGCCGGCCTGGCCGTGCCGGCGGAGCAGGAGGACGAGGTCGAGGCGTTCCGCGAGTTCCTCGACCACGTGACGCCCGAGGACTTCGAGGCGCCGACGGATTCGGACCAGTAGGTCCCGCTCGGTCCGGGTGAACTCTCACCCTCAAGTAGAGGTTGAGGGTTGCGACACGCCGCCCACGTCGTTGACCACCCTCAGGCGGAGCCTTACCTTGAACTGTCTCTGTTGTAACTCCACTGCTGTGGTTGTCCGGTTCCCGGCGTCACACTTCCCCTGAGGGTTACGGACAACGGAGTAGACCCGCGGAGGACCAGTGAACGAGAACGAGCAGGACCGGAGCGCCGACCAGGCAGTGTCGGTCGCTGTCGAGGCGGCGGAGGAGCAGGGTCTCCTCTTCACCGACGACGTGTCCCCGCTGCCGAGCGACACCGGCTACCGCGGCCCCACGGCGTGCAACGCCGCCGGCATCACCTACCGCCAGCTCGACTACTGGGCCCGCACCGGCCTGGTCGAGCCCACCGTGCGCGGCGCGACCGGCTCCGGCACCCAGCGGCTCTACTCCTTCCGCGACATCCTGATCCTCAAGGTCATCAAGCGCCTCCTCGACGCCGGCATCTCGCTGCAGCAGATCCGCACGGCCGTCCAGCACCTGCGCAAGCGCGGCACCGACGACCTGACCCGCGTCACCCTGATGAGCGATGGCGCCTCGGTCTACGAGTGCACCAGCAACGACGAGATCATCGACCTGCTCCAGGGCGGCCAGGGCGTCTTCGGCATCGCGATCGGCGGTGTCTGGCAGGAGATCGAGGGCACCCTCGCCCAGCTGCCCAGCGAGCGCACCGCCACCGACGAGTCCGCGGCGCCCAGCGCCAGCGACGAGCTCGCCGCCCGGCGTGCGGCCCGGCAGACCGGCTGAATCTCGATACGGTCGCTGCGCGACCTACTCGATCACCGAAAGCCGCACGACGGTCGCTGCGCGACCTACTCGATCACCGAAAGCCGCACGACGGTCGCTGCGCGACCTACTCGATCACCGAACGACCCACCTCGGCCCGTCACCTCACCGGTGGCGGGCCGCTGTGCTGCCCGGCTGGTAGATTGGCGACCGCTGACAATCCCGCACGGGAGAGTCTCCGCCCGCGGGCCCCGGCCCCGGAGCGGAGCGCCGAAGGGGCAATTCCTCCCCGGAACCTCTCAGGCGCCCGGACCGTGCGGACCAGGCAACTCTGGAGGTCACGACCGCAGGCGAGGGTCGGGGACGACAGAGGGGGAGGCGTCCCGATCGACCCCGATGAGGAGCCTCCGTGTCCGACCTCCCCACCCTGTCCGAGCTCGATGCCGCGCTGCCGTTCGTGGACCGTCACATCGGGCTGCGACCCGTCGACGTCGACGCGATGCTCGACCGCCTCGGCTTCGGGTCGATCGACGAGCTGATGAAGGCCGCGGTGCCCGGTGGCATCCGCGCCGCCGCCGAGCTCGACCTGCCGGCGCCGCTGACCGAGGAGGCCGCCGCCCGCGAGCTGCGCGCCCTCGCCGCGGCGAACCGGCCGGGCGAGACCATGATCGGTCTCGGCTACCACGGCACGATCACCCCGCCGGTGATCCGTCGCAACGTGCTCGAGGACCCGAGCTGGTACACCGCCTACACGCCGTACCAGCCCGAGATCTCGCAGGGCCGGCTCGAGGCGCTCATCAACTTCCAGACCGTGATCGGCGACCTCACCGGCCTGCCCACCGCGAACGCCTCGCTCCTCGACGAGGCCACCGCCGCCGCCGAGGCGATGACGCTGGTCCGGCGCGGCAACCGCAAGGCGTCCGGCCCCTTCGTGGTCGACGCCGACGCGCTGCCCCAGACGATCGACGTGGTGCGCACCCGGGCCGAGGCGATGGGCATCGACGTCGTCGTGGCCGACCTGACCGACGGCCTGCCCGAGGGCGAGCTGTGCGGCGTCCTCGTGCAGTACCCCGGCGCCTCCGGCCGCGTGCTCGACCCGCGCGCCGTGATCGAGGAGACCCATGCCCGCAACGGCCTGGCCGTCGTCGCCGCGGACCTGCTCGCGCTGACCCTCCTCGAGGCGCCCGGCGAGCTGGGTGCCGACGTGGTCGTCGGCTCCTCGCAGCGCTTCGGCGTCCCGCTCTTCTACGGCGGCCCGCACGCCGGCTACATGGCGGTCGCGAAGGGCCTCGAGCGGCACTTGCCCGGTCGCCTCGTCGGCGTCTCGGTCGACGCCGAGGGTCGTCCGGCGTACCGCCTGGCCCTCCAGACCCGCGAGCAGCACATCCGCCGCGACAAGGCGACCTCCAACATCTGCACCGCGCAGGTGCTGCTCGCGGTCGTCGCGTCGATGTACGCCGTCTACCACGGTCCTGCCGGGCTGCGGTCGATCGCGACCCGCGCGCACCGCTACGCCGCCGTGCTCGCCCGCGGCCTCGCGGACGGTGGCGTCACCGTCGAGACCGAGCAGTTCTTCGACACGATCACCGTGGCGGTGCCCGGCCGCGCGGCCGAGGTGGTCGCCGCGGCACGCTCCTTCGGCGTGCAGCTGCGACTCGTCGACGTCGACCGCGTCGGCATCTCCACCTCGGAGACCACGACCCGGTCGACGCTGACCAGCGTCTTCAAGGCCTTCGGCGTGGAGGCCGACCTCCGCGCGCTCGACCAGGCGACCGCCGACGCGCTGCCCGACGGGCTGCAGCGGCAGACGGCGTACCTCACCCACGAGGTCTTCTCGAGCCACCACAGCGAGACCTCCATGCTGCGCTACCTGCGCCGGCTCTCCGCGCGTGACTACGCGCTGGACCGCGGCATGATCCCGCTCGGCTCCTGCACGATGAAGCTGAACGCGACCACCGAGATGGAGCCGGTCTCGCTGCCGGGCTTCGCCGACCTGCACCCCTTCGCCCCCGCCGAGGACGCCGCGGGCTACCGCCAGCTCGTCGACGAGCTCGAGGGGTGGCTGGCCGAGGTCACGGGCTACGACAAGGTCTCGATCCAGCCGAACGCCGGCTCGCAGGGCGAGCTGGCCGGGCTGCTGGCGATCCGTGGCTACCACCGCGCGAACGGCGACCTCGACCGCAACGTCTGCCTGATCCCGTCCTCCGCGCACGGCACCAACGCCGCCTCGGCCGTGATGGCCGGCATGAAGGTCGTGGTCGTCAAGGCCGGCGACGACGGGGCCGTCGACCTCGCCGACCTGCGCACCGCCTGCGAGGCGCACGCCGACGACCTGGCCGCGATCATGGTGACCTACCCGTCGACGCACGGTGCCTACGAGGACACGATCACCGAACTCTGCGAGATCGTGCACGCGCACGGGGGGCAGGTGTACGTCGACGGCGCGAACCTCAACGCCCTGCTCGGCTACGCCAAGCCCGGCGAGTTCGGCGGCGACGTGTCGCACCTCAACCTGCACAAGACCTTCTGCATCCCGCACGGCGGCGGCGGCCCCGGTGTCGGACCGGTCGCGGTCCGCGCGCACCTCGCGCCGTTCCTGCCGTCCCACGCGATGCACCCGGAGGAGGCCAAGCGCTCCGGCATCGGACCGATCAGCGCGGCGCCGTACGGCTCCGCGGGGATCCTGCCGATCTCGTGGGCCTACATCCGGCTGATGGGCGCCGAGGGCCTGACCCGCGCCACCGCGTCCGCGGTGCTGTCGGCGAACTACGTCGCCGCGCGGCTGGGTGAGCACTACCCGGTCCTCTACAAGGGCCACGGCGGGCTCGTCGCCCACGAGTGCATCCTCGACGTGCGCGGCCTGACGCGGGACTCGGGCGTGACCGTGGACGACGTGGCCAAGCGCCTGGTCGACTACGGCTTCCACGCCCCGACCATGTCGTTCCCGGTCGCCGGCACGCTGATGGTCGAGCCGACGGAGTCCGAGGATCTCGCCGAGATCGACCGCTTCTGCGACGCGATGATCGCGATCAAGGCCGAGATCGACCGCGTCGCCGCGGGGGAGTGGACGCCCGAGGAGTCGCCGCTGCGCGGGGCCCCGCACACGTCCCGCGCCCTCGTCGGCGAATGGGACCGCGGCTACTCGCGCGAGCTCGCCGTCTTCCCGACCGGCATCGACCCTGACAAGTACTGGCCGCCCGTGGGCCGGATCGACCAGGCCTACGGCGACCGGAACCTCGTCTGCGCGTGCCCGCCGCCCGAGGCCTTCGCCGAATGAGCGCCCCGGCCGCGGGCGTCGGTGTCGCCGACCTGACCGGTCGGCGCCTGCACGCCCGGGTCGCGCACGCCCAGGCGGAGGGCCGGTTGCCCTCGGTCGTGGCGGGCGTGGTGCGCGACGGTCGCCTGGCCTGGGCGGGGGCGTACGGCGCCGATCTGCTCGAGGACCACGACCCGTTCGACGTGCAGTACCGCATCGGCTCGATCACCAAGACGATGACCGCGGTGCTCGTCCTGCAGCTGGTCCGGGACGGCCGGCTCTCGCTCGACGAGCCGGCCTCGGTCGTCCTCGGCGACGTCGGGTACGCCGACCGGACGCTCCGCTCCCTGCTCGCGCACAGCTCCGGCATGCAGTCCGAGCCCACCGGCTCGTGGTGGGAGCGCTCGGCGGGCCTGTCGTGGGACGAGCTCGCCGCCGCGAACGACGGCTCCGGCTCCGTGCTGCCCGGGCAGCGGCAGTTCCACTACTCGAACCTCGGCTACGCGCTGCTCGGCGAGGTCGCGGCCCGGGTGCTGGGGGAGTCGTGGTGGGACTGCGTGCTCACCCGGATCCTCGAGCCGCTGGGCCTGCACCGCACGACGTACCTCCCCGACGGGGCGGCCGCGCAGGGGCGCAGCGTGCACCCCTACGCCTCGACGCTCGTCGACGAGCCGGCCACCGACACCGGGGCCATGGCGCCCGCGGGGCAGGTGTGGGCCACGCTCGGCGACCTGGCGACGTACGCCTGCTTCCTGCTCGACGGGCACCCCGACGTCCTGTCGGCGGACCTGCTGGCCGAGGCCTTCGGGCCGCAGTCCGGCAGTGCGGCCGACGGGCTGGGCTACGCCCACGGGCTCGGGTTCCAGATCTTCCCCGGCGGCTCCGGCACGCTCGCCGGCCACACCGGCTCGATGCCGGGCTTCATCGCGACCGCGCTCGTCGACCGGCGGCGCTCGACCGGCGCCGTCGTGCTCGCGAACGCGACCACGGGCTACTCGCCCGCGGCGCTGGCGATCGAGCTGCTCGAGGAGCTCGAGCGCTGCGAGCCGACCCTCGCCCGGCCGTGGGTCGCGACCGCCGCCGTGCCCGCCGAGCTGGTCGACGCGCTCGGCGTCTGGCACTGGGGCAACACGCCGTTCGTCTTCCGCATGGAGGGCGCCGCGCTCGTGGCCCGTCGCAACGGTGTCGAGATGTACCGCTTCGTGGTCGTCGACGGCGAGGTCCGCGGCACCGGCGGCTACCACGCCGGCGAGCGGCTGCACGTCGTCCGTCGTGACGACGGGTCGGTCAGCCACCTCGACGTCGCGACCTTCATCTACACGCGCACGCCCTACGACCCCGACGCCCCGGCGCCGGGTGGGCACCCGGGGCCGGCGTACTGACGGCTTCGGTGGGCGGTGCCGGGTGAGCGGTGAGCTGCCCACCGTTGTCGTCGAGCGAACGGTGGCTGGCGCACCGCCGGATGGCGGGTGGCTGGGGGAGCGGTGGGTCAGCCACCGTTTCGTGAAGCCAGACGGTGGCTGGCGCACCGCCGGGCGAGCGGTGACCTGTCAACCCCCGGCAGGCCCGAGCAGGTTCACCAGTCACCGCCGGACCGGTGGCGCCTCGGGCAGCGGTGACCTGCCAACCCCCTGCGGAGCCGGGGTGGTTGACAGGTCACCGCCCAAGCGCCTCCCGCGTCGTCACTCGATGTCGGTCTTGGTGACCTCGAGGACGTAGCGGAACGCGTTGTCGCAGTCGAGCGGGACGGTGCGCGAGCCCCACCGCAGGGTGAGGTCGGTGGCGAGCCGCTTGTGGAAGCCGTCGACCGTGATGTGCTGGCCGGCGTCGTCCATCTCCTCGTGGACGGGGAGCTTCTTGCCGACGCGGTCGGCGGTGCCCTTCACGACGGCCTTCTTGCCGGCCAGCGTGAGGACGGCGCGGACGTCGCTGCCGTCGAGGAAGGGCTTCGCCGCCTCGCGGCTGGTGCCCTTCTCGCCGACGACGAGCTGGAAGACGTTGCCGTAGGTCTCGTTCTCGTAGACGCTCGCGTAGACGTCCTTGCCGTGGATCGTGCCGGTGCACTCGACGAGGTGACCGCGCTCGGTCTCGGTCGTGGTGGCGGCGTGCGCCGGAGCCGCGCCCAGCCCGATCAGGGCGGAGGTCGCGACGACGGCCAGGCTGCCGGTGATCAGCTGGGTGCGCATGGTAGTGGTGCTCCTGGGGTGTCGTTGGCGGATGAACGACGGGGATACGCCCGGGGAGCGGGGCCGGTTGCACGCCCGGCGGCCGGTCTGGACCGGCTGCTCCACGCAGAGCTCGTTGCCCTCGGGATCGGTCACCACGACCAGGTCGCCGCCGTCGTGGGTGGCGCACCCCCATCACATGGCCTGAGACACGCTCGACATGTTGAAGTCCGGGACCCGCAGGGCCGGCATCGCCGTCCTCGAGAAGTAGTCGTCGCCCCACTCGCGACTGAAGCTCGGGACGGTGGCGGAGGCGTGGGAGAACCTCCGCAGCAGGTCGACGGGCGACTCGTTGAAGCGGAAGTTGTTGACCGAGCCGGTGATCTCGCCGTTCTCGATGAGGTAGACGCCGTCGCGGGTCAGGCCGGTGAGCAGGAGGGTCTGCTCCTCCACGGCCCGGATGTACCACAGGCAGGTGAGCAGCAGCCCGCGCTCGGTGCCGGCGACCAGGTCCTCGACCGAGCCCGCGCCGCCGTCGACCGACAGCACCAGGTTGTCGACCATCGGGGTGACCGGCTGCTGGGTCATCGCGGCGGAGTGCCGGGTCTGGATCAACGACGTGAGGTCGCCGCCACGGATCCAGTCGGTGCGACCCAGCGGCAGGCCGTTGTCGAACACCGAGGACTCATTGTCCGAGGAGGCGGCGAGCGCGAAGGGCGCGCACTCGAGGCCGGGGTACGCCGGGTCCGAGAACAGGTCGACCTCCGGCCGGGCGATCGGGTCGCCGATGCGGGTGCCGACGCCGCGCTTGCTGTAGACCGACTGGCCCTCGTGGGCGACGCGCGCGCCGGCGTACCAGTAGGCGTCGATCATCAGGTCGGCCACCGCGGTGGGCGGCAGGATCGTGTCGTAGCGACCGGCCGGCAGGTCCACGCGGCGGGCACCCCAGCCGAGGCGCTGCTCGAGGGTGGCCTCCAGGGCGAGCGCGTCGACGTCGGCGAAGTCGCGGGTGGCGCCGCCGACCCACGCGCTCTCGGTGAGGTCGGCGGTCTTGCCCGTGCAGCCGTAGTGACCGGTCGGCTGGACGTGGCGCAGGCGCAGGCCGCTGGTGGAGCCGACGTACGTCGTCGTGGACTGGTGGTTCACGAAGCCGTAGAGGATCCGGCCGCCGCCCGACGCCCGGCCGAAGGCCTCGCCGAGCGCAGGGGCGAACGCGTCGTAGACGTGGATGTCGGTCGGGACCGGGGCGTCGTCCCAGTCGGGGGAGACCGCGTCCCGGACCAGGTCGTTCGCGTCTTCGGCGGGCGAGCCGGCCCGGGCGGCGGCGTCGGCCGCCTCGACCAGCGCGGTGACCTGCGCCTGGGTGGTGGCGCTGCCGGTCACGGACCCCGTGGCCGTGCCGTCCCCGCTGCGGATGAAGGACACGATCGTGACCGTGATTCCGTGCATCACGCCGTTGGTCGTCAGCGTGTTGTTGGCCCACCGCAGGTTGGCGCTCGTGGCGTCGCGGACGATCGCGATGCAGTCGTCGGCCGTCGAGGTCGTGACCGCGTGGTCGACCAGGCTCTGGGGTGTCATCACTTGCCTGCCTCGTCGTTGGTGTTGAGGATGTTGACGCCGCGGAACAGCGACGTCGGGCAGCCGTGGCTGACGCTCGCGACCTGGCCGGGCTGGGCCTTGCCGCAGTTGAAGGCGCCGCCGAGCACCCAGGTCTCCGGGCCGCCGACGGCCTCCATCGAGCCCCAGAACTCCGTGGTCGTGGCCTGGTAGGCGACGTCGCGGACCTGGCCCACGAGCTCGCCGTCGGTGATCGTGTAGAACCGCTGCCCGGTGAACTGGAAGTTGAAGCGCTGCATGTCGATGGACCACGACTTGTCGCCGACGATGTAGAGGCCGCGCTCGACGCGCCCGATCAGCTCCTCGGTGCTGGGGCCGTCGGGCGCCGGCTGCAGCGAGACGTTGGCCATCCGCTGGATCGGGATGTGGCCGGGCGAGTCGGCGTAGGCACAGCCGTTGGACCGGCCCCGACCGTCCGGCCCGGGGTTGAGCTCGGGCTTCATGTGCGCCATGGGGCGGTCCAGCTGGTAGCCCACCAGCACGCCGTCGCGCACGATGTCCCAGCTCTGGGTCTCGACGCCCTCGTCGTCGTAGCCGATCGTGGCGAGGCCGTGCTCGACCGTCCGGTCGCCGGTGACGTTCATGACGCCGGAGCCGTACTGCAGGGTCCCGAGCTTGTCGTACGTCGCGAACGACGTGCCGGCGTAGTTGGCCTCGTAGCCGAGCGCGCGGTCCAGCTCGGTGGCGTGCCCGATCGACTCGTGGATCGTGAGCCACAGGTTCGACGGGTGGATGACCAGGTCGTAGCTCCCGGCCTCGATGCTCGGGGCCTTGAGCTTCTCGGCGAGCAGCTCGGGGACCTGGTCGATCTCGTCGTCCCAGTCCCAGCTGCCGTCGGTGAGGTATTCCCACCCGCGCCCGACCGGCGGCGCGATCGACGCCATCGAGTCGAACGTGTCGGCGCCCGCGCCCATCGCCTCGAAGCCCGGCTGCAGCCGCACCCGCTGCTGCGTCGTGCGGGTGCCGGCCAGGTCGGCGTAGTACTTGTTCTCCTGCACCTGGAGGAGGTACGCCGAGGCGTGGTCGACCGCGGCGCCGGTGCGCAGCCGGTCGGTCCAGTCGATGAGGACGGCGGCCTTCTCGGCGACCGGCACCTCGAGCGGGTTCACGTCGTACGACGACACCCAGGTGACGTCGTCGTGGACCGGCTCGGGGGCGATCTCGATCGGCGTGCTGGTCATCTCGGCGGCGACCAGGGCGACGGCGACCGCGCTCTCGGTCACCCGCACGGCCTCGTCGGTCGTGAGGAAGACCCCCGACGCGAAGCCCCACGAGCCGTGGTGGATGACCCGGACCGCGAAGCCGAGGTCCTCGGTGTCGCTCGCACCCTGCAGGACGCCGTCGCGGACGCCGAGCCGTTGGTAGCGAACCCGCTCGAAGCGGAAGTCCGCGTGCGAGACGCCGAGCTCCCGGGCCCGCTGCAGGGCGGCGTCCCCGAGCGAGCGGTAGGGCAGCGAGCTGAAGGTCGGATCGAGGCCGGGTCCACTCATGCCGACGAACCTAGCCGATGCCCGCCACCGAGTTCCGGTCCGACGCGGTGGGCTCAGGGCCGTCCGCGCACCGCCCAGGCGGAGGCGGTGATCGAGAACGGGGCCGGGCCGAGGCGCTCGGCGCACCGGTCGCGCAGGC includes these proteins:
- the gcvH gene encoding glycine cleavage system protein GcvH, with the protein product MYPDDLKYTSEHEWLRTPGDSEGSVRIGITHYAQDALGDIVYVSLPEVGDTVTAGSTCGELESTKSVSDVYAPVDGEVVARNDTLDATPELVNNDPYAGGWLFEVVPSDPTQLDDLMDSDAYVASLEG
- a CDS encoding MerR family transcriptional regulator; protein product: MSSSSVSAGAAPGPSRARMNIGEVLDRLRPDFPGITIPKIRFLEDKGLIKPERTPSGYRKFSGEDVDRLRYVLRMQRDHYLPLKVIGEHLEAIDRGLEPPPIDAVVPTVPQVALAADGLPSPESFTRRDNLRLSRRELVKIAEISEELLDQLEQYALITPRAGTGHYDTDALVVARTARELADFGFEPRHLRAFKTSADREVGLVEQVIAPHRRGRDAAATARAEEAVSEIAALSVRLHATLVKIGLRSS
- a CDS encoding FHA domain-containing protein — its product is MPFCTACGKQNPDDSRFCSQCGTRLVTADAPPAESGEPEGETTATIAIGLGDAKTETSDRQLNAVDAAAVDALPSGHALLVVQRGPGSGSRFLLDADVVNAGRHPDSEIFLDDVTVSRRHAEFNRTGDTFTVSDVGSLNGTYVNRDRIDRVQLKDGDEVQIGKYRLVFFSGHEGA
- a CDS encoding DUF881 domain-containing protein; protein product: MPEPTPPPTDPAPSGRARLAAAMRKPSRGQAVVGVLLAVVGFAAVTQVRSNDVDDTYASYREQDLIDVLSGLAGTTQRAQTEISRLESTRRDLQSSTDARAAALAQAQERSDTLSILAGLVPVTGPGIRITISETTTPISIDDMLDTVQELRAADAESMQINGQVRVIAQTSFEDGVGGISVDGTLLTAPYVIDVIGEPHTLSGALTFPRGPRSEFEEDGATVQIEELSSLDIESVVEPEQPEYAQPDTTQP
- a CDS encoding MerR family transcriptional regulator — its product is MNENEQDRSADQAVSVAVEAAEEQGLLFTDDVSPLPSDTGYRGPTACNAAGITYRQLDYWARTGLVEPTVRGATGSGTQRLYSFRDILILKVIKRLLDAGISLQQIRTAVQHLRKRGTDDLTRVTLMSDGASVYECTSNDEIIDLLQGGQGVFGIAIGGVWQEIEGTLAQLPSERTATDESAAPSASDELAARRAARQTG
- a CDS encoding bifunctional nuclease domain-containing protein → MREVDVMGVRVEMPSNQPIVLLREVTGERYLPIWIGAVEATAIAFAQQGVIPPRPLTHDLMKDVLEATGNALSEVRITDVKDGVFFALLVFESGAEVSARPSDSIALALRTGTRILCAEEVLDEAGLAVPAEQEDEVEAFREFLDHVTPEDFEAPTDSDQ
- the gcvP gene encoding aminomethyl-transferring glycine dehydrogenase is translated as MSDLPTLSELDAALPFVDRHIGLRPVDVDAMLDRLGFGSIDELMKAAVPGGIRAAAELDLPAPLTEEAAARELRALAAANRPGETMIGLGYHGTITPPVIRRNVLEDPSWYTAYTPYQPEISQGRLEALINFQTVIGDLTGLPTANASLLDEATAAAEAMTLVRRGNRKASGPFVVDADALPQTIDVVRTRAEAMGIDVVVADLTDGLPEGELCGVLVQYPGASGRVLDPRAVIEETHARNGLAVVAADLLALTLLEAPGELGADVVVGSSQRFGVPLFYGGPHAGYMAVAKGLERHLPGRLVGVSVDAEGRPAYRLALQTREQHIRRDKATSNICTAQVLLAVVASMYAVYHGPAGLRSIATRAHRYAAVLARGLADGGVTVETEQFFDTITVAVPGRAAEVVAAARSFGVQLRLVDVDRVGISTSETTTRSTLTSVFKAFGVEADLRALDQATADALPDGLQRQTAYLTHEVFSSHHSETSMLRYLRRLSARDYALDRGMIPLGSCTMKLNATTEMEPVSLPGFADLHPFAPAEDAAGYRQLVDELEGWLAEVTGYDKVSIQPNAGSQGELAGLLAIRGYHRANGDLDRNVCLIPSSAHGTNAASAVMAGMKVVVVKAGDDGAVDLADLRTACEAHADDLAAIMVTYPSTHGAYEDTITELCEIVHAHGGQVYVDGANLNALLGYAKPGEFGGDVSHLNLHKTFCIPHGGGGPGVGPVAVRAHLAPFLPSHAMHPEEAKRSGIGPISAAPYGSAGILPISWAYIRLMGAEGLTRATASAVLSANYVAARLGEHYPVLYKGHGGLVAHECILDVRGLTRDSGVTVDDVAKRLVDYGFHAPTMSFPVAGTLMVEPTESEDLAEIDRFCDAMIAIKAEIDRVAAGEWTPEESPLRGAPHTSRALVGEWDRGYSRELAVFPTGIDPDKYWPPVGRIDQAYGDRNLVCACPPPEAFAE
- a CDS encoding small basic family protein, giving the protein MIAALGLLVGIVLGLVFQPDVPLGLEPYLPIAVVAALDAVFGGLRAYLDGIFDDKVFVVSFVSNVVIAAAIVYLGDKLGVGGQLSTGVIVVLGIRIFSNVAAIRRHLFHA